The sequence below is a genomic window from Candidatus Neomarinimicrobiota bacterium.
CACGATTCCTGTGACCAACGCACCGGTCATGTTGACCGACTTCATGTCGGCCTCCATCAGCACCGCCGCCGTCAGATCGGCCCGCACCATCGACGCATGCGACAGGTTGGCCCGAAAGAACAACGCACCCGGCGCCTTCACATCGTTCAGGTTGGCACCAGCAAGGTTGGTGTTCGACATGGCGGCACCGGCCAGGTTGCTGCCCGAAAGGTCGGCGCCGGCCAGCATCGCACCGTTGAGCAGGGTGCCCTCCATGTTGGCCCCCGACAGGTCGATTCCCGGCAGGATCATGCCGGCCAGGTTCTCACCGGACAGGTCCACCTGGGAACAGTTGGCGTTGGGTTCGAGCACACAGGTCGGTCGGGTCGATGCCGTGGGCACCGGCTCGGTCGTCGTGGTCGGAGCAGCCGTGGTCGTGGCAGCAGCCGCAGCCGTGGTCGTGGCAGCAGCCGCAGCCGTGGTCGTGGCAGCAGCCGCAGCCTCCTCGGCAGCGGCGGCCGCAGCCGCGGCCTCCTCGGCCTCCTCCTCGTCTCCACCGCCGCAGGCGCCGGCGACGAGCGCCAG
It includes:
- a CDS encoding pentapeptide repeat-containing protein codes for the protein MSNKVSCRRRRSIAAGVVVLALVAGACGGGDEEEAEEAAAAAAAAEEAAAAATTTAAAAATTTAAAAATTTAAPTTTTEPVPTASTRPTCVLEPNANCSQVDLSGENLAGMILPGIDLSGANMEGTLLNGAMLAGADLSGSNLAGAAMSNTNLAGANLNDVKAPGALFFRANLSHASMVRADLTAAVLMEADMKSVNMTGALVTGIV